The genomic interval CCTATCTGAGCTTGGGGAAGATTTCATCTTCCTGAAAAGGAGTCTCGGGCTTTCCCAGAAGACTCGAAAGGCCTTCCCCGAACCAGCCACGCCAAACTCTCTTGCACgaagctttctttctctttttcaacttCACCTTGAAAAAATGACTGTCTCTTGAGCATCTCAATTTCCCCTAAATTTGGGCAAGCGAAGAGACATCAACCTAGTTATCCAGCAGGACAGAAGGCCGAGTCCCACACACCCCTCCTGTAAACTGTTTGATTGCACGTGAGTCGCTCTGTTTATGACTTATTTGCTAAGAAGAGCCACGTTGGGAAGCGGCTGGACAGACAAGTCCACGCGGGTGCTGAGCGGGCGGCTGAGCTCGGCGCCTCGCTGCTTCAGGCCGGGCATGAAGTCCTGCAAGCCCAGCGGTCTGCCGGCCGGAGCGCGCGCCGCGCCCCAGTGCGCGGGCGGCGCCGAGTGCGCGGGCTCGTGCGCCGGCGCCGGGCGGCTGGAGAGCGCGGCGCGCAGGCGCCTGGCGGCCAACGCGCGCGAGCGCCGGCGCATGCAGGGGCTCAACAGCGCGTTCGACCGCTTGCGCAGGGTGGTGCCCCAGTGGGGCCAGGATAAAAAACTGTCCAAGTACGAGACCCTGCAGATGGCGCTGAGTTACATCGTGGCTCTGACCCGCATCCTGGCCGAGGCCGAGCGCTTCGGCCCGGAGCGGGACTGGGTCAGTGTGCACTGTGAGCACTTCGGCCGCGACCACTACCTCCCTTTCGCGGGCGCGAAGCTGCCGGGCGACAGCGAGCCCTACGGCCAGAGGCTCTTCGGCTTCCAGCCCGAGCCCTTCCAGATGGCCAGTTAGGGCGCGGGCTCCGCCGGCTGAGCCGCCCAGGGATCGTAGCCGCAGGAACTTGCGCTGACCTACAGTTGTTAAGGATACTTTCTTCCGATATAATCATATTAAACGTTCAGGTTCCCTTTATTCCCAACACCAGACCTATGGACGCAGTAATtttattgcctttctttttccttcctctgtattTTGTAGATGTCATTACTGGATCTTGTGAATGATTTTGATTGTGTAAAAATAATGCCCTGTTCCCGTTTGGGGGGCTATTTTGAGggaaaacaatcttgaaaaaaaaataggattagGCTATTTGCTGTTCCGGTCCTCAGAGAAGTAATCACGTTCTTAAACTTTGTAAGTTTGTCCTTTTCCGGTGAAGTTACAGTATCCATACTTGTGTATGCTCAAAACAGAGCTACCTTCCTGTCGTGTAAATACGTTTATGCGTAGTGCGTGGTCTGTGCATGCGTGATGTAGAGTCAGGTGCAGGACATGGGTATGCGtgctctgtatttttttaaactgtgtacacaatattaaaatatggattttgtaaaatataaataaaaacgtGGGTTTGTTTTTCATGACGAGTACCCTGCTAGTTTCCTGTTGGCATTAAAGACCTATTTGGGGGTGATGCTATAAAGGGTGTCCCAGAGTAAATATGTGGAATGTTTAAAACTAATTTACACTGATTGGCAAATGTGCTCGCCGTTTTGCAATATTTTCTCAAAAACCTGATGAGAGTGCAAGTAATTTGGTAATTAATTTCAACGTTTTCTCTGTTAACttggaaatacatatttttgtgattaaaaacGATTAAGTTGAGATATGTAGCTTTTAATTAGCTAGCCATCCAGTTcgtcagtattttattttcttttaagcaaattactatatattttttttaagagacagagtctcactttgtcaccctcagtagagtgctgtggcattacagctcacagcaacctccagctcttgggcttaggtgattcttttgcctcagcctccctagtagctgggactacaggcgctgccacaacgcccggctttttttttttttttgcagtttggtcagggccggtgccctacccactgagccacaggcaccgcccaaattacTAATTTTTTACGAATatcaaatatatgtgtgtattcctataatgtatacatatatacacagatatgGGAATAATTAAGCACATGTGTTTTTAAAActagaacaaataaaaaatactgccTTTGGAAATGATAAGGTCATGTTGAACAGTAAGGTCTTCACTACCATCAAGGTTAatcaaaatgagaacaaataatgCACATTGTATTTCCTTGCACTACTTTTATTAGTTTACCATTACATGAATAAACCAAGTCCTTAATGTAAAGAATGACTTGGTGGTAAACAACACTGCTTGTATTTGAGAGAAGGTCTTACTCATAATTAGGAAAAGCAAGACTCTAAGTTATCTGTTCATTTGGAATTTGTCATAAgtcaacaaaaacaataatgacattTTCCAGACCCCTTTTTATGGATTCCAAAGCCTAATCTCAGACACAGCCTCCCATTTGCAATTGTCTACAGAGTCttcattacaatttttattttcttagttattcttaTCAAAATCCATTTGGTTTGTCGTCAGGGAAAGTGCCTTCCCCATCCCATGTATACACTTAAACTTAGAAAATCACAAGTCTATCTCTAGAACCCCCTTGGGAAATTGATGTggaattttcctttctgtctgatggctgttttttttttttcttgttgaagtttttattaaatggttttattgatattttccttttaaacaaatttaaaagcaaatattgaGGAGAGGATGTATAAAAAAGTAgagtaggccaggtgtggtggctgacattataatcctagcactctgggaagccaaagcaggtggatttcttgaactcaggaattggagaccagcctgagcagaagcgagaccccatctctactaaaaatagaaaaactagctagctgagtgttgtggtgggcgcctgta from Nycticebus coucang isolate mNycCou1 chromosome 3, mNycCou1.pri, whole genome shotgun sequence carries:
- the ATOH7 gene encoding transcription factor ATOH7, whose amino-acid sequence is MKSCKPSGLPAGARAAPQCAGGAECAGSCAGAGRLESAARRRLAANARERRRMQGLNSAFDRLRRVVPQWGQDKKLSKYETLQMALSYIVALTRILAEAERFGPERDWVSVHCEHFGRDHYLPFAGAKLPGDSEPYGQRLFGFQPEPFQMAS